CTTACTTCAGTCCGGATGGAAGGCATGGAACTATTGGAATTTAAGACCATAGGAAAATTAGATGGTGTGCTGGAGAGAAAACAGAGTTTCCTGGATACGCTGGAAGCAAAGTTCTGTGTACCTGCCTCCCTTTTGCGGCTGACGTCCAACCCGGACCTCGATGAGATCAAAACGATCGTGATGCCGTACCCCCTTACCTTGAAAAAACCACGATAGCATTGAGAAAATATGCTCTTCCGCACTGGTCCCAATCGCCACTTCCGGTGTTTCTACTATATCTGCATCATTAAACCTCTCGGGTCGTCCTGGTGTATCCACTCCAGACTATACCATTGGAAGGAGGTACTTAATAGGTGCTGAATGTACAACCATAGACCGCTCGCGCCGGGCGGTCTATCTTTTAATTGCATAAATAAAGCCGTCCTGAACAGACGGCGTTTCCTGTATTATTAAAGTATAAACGGCGTTTACCGCTCCCTTTACCTTTTTTTTCCCTGCTGCGTCTTTCTTCCTTCTTCAGGCATCCCATGCAATGCTACCAAATCAGTCAACTCTTTCACGTTGGAGGTATTGGTTTCCGTTAAAATCTTTTTCTTACACATAGAGATCATGCTATCACTTACGCTTAGCAAATCTGCGATCTCCCCGGTGCTTTTCCCCTCCTTCAGGTAGTGCAAGACCTGTAATTCTCTATTGGTGAATTTGGCCAACGGATTTTCCAGTTGGGCATTTACCTTTTTTAGGGTCCTGGGCGTTGCGTATGTATTAACGAACCGGTTCAGCTCATCTATGACCAGGTCCTCACCTGCATTTTTGGAGACGAACCCGAAGACCCCCATTTGCAATAAATTGGCTTTGTATACTGGTTCCGGCTGCATGGAATGGATCATGATCTGCAAGGTCGGAGCGATCTTAATGATCCCGGCAATCAGTTCTAGGGTGCTTCCGTCAGACATTTGAATGTCCAGGATAAGGTGGGTATAGGCTTTATCGTTTTGTTTGAACAACTGTACCAGCTCATTGCAGTTCGATACTTCGTCTATCTCTTTGATGTTGAACTTCAAATTCAACATCCATTTTAACCCTTTCCGAGTGGAAAAATGGTCATCAGCAATCAGAATTTTTTTATTGATCATAGTTCTAATAAGGCTAGACAAATATAGCCAAAATAAATAATGCATTTTAGGGGGCTATGCTGCTATCGGGTCTCTTTTCGCCAAAAAATGCCCCTGTAGGATTTTGTGTTACTTATGACAGTACTGGCATACGCCCCTTTGTCTGCAATGGTAATGCGGATCGCTTTCCTATATTTAATGCAAACATTTCACCCATCGTTTTCCCGTAATTGATCAATATGAATATCACTACCACACTCGATCCTACATCCTGGTTCCGCCAGATGCAGGAAGAATCCCCTGTCTATTATGACCCCGATATGACTTTCTATTTTGGCGGCAAAGGTGCCTGGCAGGTTTTCCGGTATAACGATGTACAAAGAGGGCTCAGCGATTATGCCTATTTTTCCAACCAATACGTGCCCAAACAGGCATCTTTGGGCAATAGCCTTCCCATGACAGACCCTCCGGATCATAAAAAAATCCGGTCTCTGTTCAACAAGGCATTTACCCCGCCGGTTATGACGCAGCTCAGTCAATGGATTCATCAAAAATGCGATGAACTCCTTTCCCCCTTTATGCCAACTGGGAAAATCGACTTTATCAGGGACTTTGCCGATCTGCTGCCGGCCACGGTGATAGCCCGCCTCCTCGGCGCCACCGACCAGGACGACAGAACGATCGTCTCCTGGGCGCGTACACTCATTGGCGACCCCACCGTGATCGGCATAGCCGCCTTTCAGCAGGTCCAGGTCGAAATGGGCGGCTATTTTTACCAGCTTCTGCAAACCCGTAAAAAAGAACCACAGGAGGACCTGGTTTCCTATTTATTAGCCACCTCCCTCGACGGGGAAGGGTTGACCGATGCCGATATCATCGCCAACTGTATCGCCTTCCTGGTTGCCGGTTCCGAATCCGTCAGCGGCCTCCTGGGCAATACCATGCTGACCTTAACTGAACGCCCCGATCTCCAAATGCACCTTGCCCAGCACCCGGAAGACATACCTGGAACCATTAATGAGGTGTTACGATTCCGCAGCCCGGTTTTGTCCATCACACGGATTGCCCGGCAGCCGGTTACGTTGAACGGTCAAGCCATACAAGAAGGTGATCTGGTGAACCTTTGGATCGCTGCAGCCAATCGTGACCCGGACGTATATGCGTCACCGGATACCTTTGATCTTAACAGGGATAATTCAAAGGTGCTGACGTTCGGGTATGGCATCCACCATTGTATAGGCGCCCTACTGGCCCGGCTCGAAACAAAGATCGCTGTTGGCTATCTTGTAAGCCATATGACCGGATTCTCGGTAGCGCCCCTGCATGAACTAGCCCGTGTGCCCAATGTCGCCAGCTTCAAATACGAATCGCTGCCGATCCACTTTACGACCCTATAAAACGATCATTCCACCCGCCCGGACACTATTTAACTGATCCCTTCCTTTTAAACACCGCTCCTGCTCCACATCGCAGGGGAAACACTGCCTTGCAAAGGCGTGCGAATACCTTATTACTCATCATAAACCTTTTGCTATGAAAGTAGAAGCCTCCGCCCGGTTGTCTCTCGAACAGGAGCTGGATCGCGCCCGCGCCCAATATCACCATGTAGACCGCCCCGCCTATTCGTTACAACGGCTTTTCGACCGCCCGGGCATTACATTGTCTGATTTTTGCCGGGATTTTCACCCCCATCCCCAAAGCGAGGTGCTACGGAAATGGGGTCGGGATTTTGGTGAACAGTATGGGATCTGGCTTCCCAATGCCCAGCACCATGTGACGTGCGCCCTGTATTTGTATCCGGAGGCCACCACCGATAGGATGGTGACCATGATGAAAAACCTCATTGTTGATTTTTACCTGAACGATCTCTACGGGCGCGATCAATTCGGACAGTGTTCCCCGGACGAACAGTATAGGGGCAAACAATTGATCGACCATATAGCCACTATGGGTGAGGCCTTGGCCCCCCAGTTACCGACCAACCCCGTCGAGGTTGCCAATGCGGCCACCCTCGAAGAATTTAAGAAAGGATCCCCAGCCCACTGGTTTGCCGCCTTCCTGCGATTGTATTGCCATCACATTGGCGTTACGTACAAAGACAACAATACTGCCACGACCGGGCGCTTACTGAGTATTGACAACTACATTGAAAGACGTTGTCACTTTGCAGGTATGCACCACATCGTCATGTGGGTGGAATACTGTGATGGCCAGTTTCTGGACTGGCACCGGCTTTCCCAATTGGGGTTATCCGATAAAATGAGGGACCTTCACTGGACTATCGCGGCGTTTGGGGCCTTGTCGAACGATCTCTTTTCCTTTGAGAAAGAGGTGATAGACAACGGCTCCGATTCCAACCTGGTAATGATCACCTTACTAAACCATCCTGGGCTGCCATTGGACGAGGCCCTTCTTGCCGCTGCCAGGATTGTCAGCGACCTGCTTGCCCGGCTATTTTCCCTGCTGCAATCCATACAAGCGGAGATCGTGCAGTCCTCTTTCCCCGACCCCACAATGCGTGACCTGCTGGTCAGGCATCTTCGTGGGTTGGAAAGGTGTATGCAAGCAAGCTGGCTATGGCAGGTCTTTACCCAACGGTATAAACGCCCAAATTCCATCTGGGAAGAAACCAATCTGGAGAGGGTGTGATAGTACGCGGTAAACTACTGTTTTGCAATAAACTGTGCCATCGCATTTTGTAAAATCTCGTATTGCAATGGCTTTTTTAAAAAGGTGTCTGCCCCTGCTTCGAGGATTCTATCCGGTGTGTCGGAATATAAATCCGCGCTGACGGCAATGATAGGGATATGCTGGAGCGATGGTGTCATTTTGATAGCCCGGATCGTCTGTTCTCCGTTCATCACCGGCATGTAGCAATCCAATATAATGATGTCCGGTGATTTCAGCAGTGCCTGGTCCAGCAACTCCCGGCCATTCTCCACGGTTGTTACGGTACAACCCAATTGCTGTAAAAACCGTTCCAGTAAATGGGTGTTGACCTGGTGGTCCTCCGCAGAGAGTACATGCACGTTTTTAAATAAATCCTGCAAGGGAGGGGCTAAAGGGTCTAATTCCGGTACACCCACTTCACCCGTCAACACGGGCAATTTTACCCTAAAAACATTTTCACCGTGTTCATTGCTATCGGCTTCAATCGTGCCGCCCATAGCATCTACTTTATTTTTCACGATATACAGGCCCAATCCGGCCCCTTGTACACGGTCCACCTTTAAGGAAACAAAAGGATTGAAAATGGTTGCCAGTTTTTCTTTTGGGATCGTTAAACCATGACTTACCACCCGAATCTCCCAACAGTTCCCTGCCAGCCGGTCGAAGGTGATACCAACCGTCGTGTCTGGGTAGGAATATTTGATGGCATTGGACACCAGGTTGCTGATGATCTGTTTTAGAATGACCGGGTCCGTATTGATAAACCGGGGCAAACCCGTGATCGTCATGTTGAGTTGTATACCCTTTTCCCGGGCTGCTATGGTATGTACATCAACGACTTTCTGGACAAAGTGATCCACGCGGATCGCTTCATAGACCGGCGCCGGGATGTTCCCCGTTTCAATGGCCGCCATGTCCAGTACGTTGTTACTGATATTACGGGCATCCTTGCTGGCAGTAGCTGCTATTTCCAACAGCGAAAGGTTTTCCTGCGAAATCTCATCCTTGTGCATATCATTTTGTAGCAATTGAGTGACCTGGTGGATTGTATCCAGTTCGTTCCTTAACTCATGGGTCATTTGCGCGACAAATACTTTGATCAACCAATTAGCCCGTTCAAGCTCGATATTGGCCCGTTTCAACTCATACCTTTTGTCGTACCCATGCACATAGGGCTTGTTTACCACCAGGATAATGGTAATTACAAAAAGGACGATCATTACATGGATCAGGAAGGCTGTCTGTTCACCGGATACCGGGATCAAATCCTGGTAGCCTTTGGAGCCATACCGCACTTCCAGGATGATCAATACCATCATAGCGAGTGAGAGGCCAATCGTTCTATGGATTTTTGACTTGAATACGAGGTAGTTGATTAAAATAAGAAAGATGACCGTAAACTCCAGATAGAATGACTTGCCAAACAATATTCCGAAAAAGGCGATCGCCACACATTGCAGCGTATACAACAGGAAGCGCGCAAATACATACATCTTTTTCCAGTTGAAAAGAAGCACCGAGCCGTTCAAGATGAATTCAATGATAGCCGCAATGATCACCGTCCTGTTCCCCTGAAAGATGGAGATCACAAAGCCCATATCCACAATGAGGCATACACTAAAAGTAAAACTGAGCTTGTTACAATAGCTGATCCTGTCGGCCATTTCCTCGTCCTGGATGCCCGCGGTCCCCATCGCAAAAACTTTCTCTAAAAACTTTAATTTCAAATGTTATAGTTTGATAGGTATTGTAAGATACATTTTGAACCCTCCGGCGTGATCCGGTTCTCCTGAAAGGGTGCCTTTTAGCAGCGTATCTGTTATCCACGCTGCTATAAAAAGATTCAGATTTTGCTTTTTATAACATTCAGTACCACTTTCCTTTAGTACAAACGGCTTAAACATCGAGCGCTGTTCTTTGGAAGTAACGTTGCCCCTTCCGTCCCTGATACAAAACAATATTTTCCCCCTTTCGATTGATTCCACCCGCAGTGATATGCTGCCCTCCCTTTTAGAATGTGTAATGGCGTTGGACAACAAATTACATAGTACATTGCGCAGCCGAAACTCGTCTGTGATGAGTTGCCTGGGCAGATCGTCGTTTATTGTCACTTGCACTTTTACCTCCTTTTCTCCTGCCGCGTATCGCTGGCTTTGAATAACCCTGTCAATCAGGGCCCTGGTTTCAACGATCTGCTTTTGGGGTTGGGCCTGGCCCGCATCCAGCCGCCAATATTCCAGCAGGCTATTAACGAATTGAATATGCGCTATAATGGAATTTCTACAATCGTAGATCATCTCGCCCAGAGCCTCATTCTTTTGGTCTGCCAATTCCAGATCGGCGCTGATCTTCATTAATCCATACATTTCACCGATCAGGTCGTGTGCAATAACATCCAGCAATTTGTTTTTTATGGGGGGCGATAAGGGCGTATTCTTTTGGCCTGCAACAGCAGCAGGGGCCTTAACGGAAGATTGTAGTTTGCTAAAAATATTTCCCATCTGTGCATTTAAAAGGGTCAACTGATGATTTTGCCATCATTTAAAACACGTCAGGCCTGTTTTGGGGGTGCTATGTTGTTGCCATCGGGCAAAATAGTTGAATTTACCGCATCCAGGTGGCAGTAAATTTCAGTCAATTCGAGCAAGACATATTTGTACCTGAAAGAATTTCAACTAGATATGCGACAATGAGTATCGGTGCCCGCACCGCTCTCCCGTTACCCATAACCTCCCCACTTTCGACAAAAAACTTAATTTATTAAGCAAACTTATCCGCTCACACCAACTAGGTTTGCATCAAATAGGATAAGGTTTTAATGGTCGATGGTTCCTGGTTAGTGCATCCCTGGTTACGGCCAGGGATTTTTAAATTGATCAGAAACCGTTGCGGGTTGTCATAACCATACCTAGTCATAAAAATTAACGTGTTCGAGGACAAAGATCTGGCTGCTATTCAAAACGGGGACGAGTTGGCATTGGCCAGGATTATAGCTGCCTTTTATCAAACATTGACCCGATTTGCTTTTAGGTATCTGAAAGATATGCATGACGCGGAAGATATTGCCATGTTGGCGATACATGAATTATGGAACAAAAGATTGTCCGTGCATAATGCCAGGCACGCTGAAGCCTTTCTTCATCGTGTTGCCAAACACCTGTGTATTGATCTGTTGCGACAAAAGAGAAGAAGAAAAGTAAGTTTTTTTAATCCACAGTCGGCCACGTTCGATCATCTCACGGAAGATCATGACAAGGCGATATGCAAAAAGCTGGACGCTCCGGCTGTCCATAACTTCTTCGAAAGAGCCGCTTCGGCTATAGAAAAATTGCCGAAGCAGCAAAAAAAGGTGATACGGCAGTACTTAAGGGATGAGCATCTGTCTATGGTGAAAATTGCGGAAAAATTAAAAATGAATCCCAAAACTGCCTTTGCTCATAAATATGAGGCCTTAAAGAACTTGAGAACGATGATGGGGGATCATGACCCTCGTTAGCATGGAATCATCCAATTCGAATTAAAGTATGAAATATAAATGGAGCAATGGGTGGTTTAAAAAAGTGAATATTAAACCCAATCACTATTTGACTGCTGCGTTCAGAGAGATGCGCAATGACAACAGAACCCGGTTTACTTACACTTCGGAAGAAATTCCGTCAACGAAGGCAGAAAAGGAATTACTCTCCTTTGGTACTGCCGGTGATTATTACTATATCATTGAAAAGGCAGAGGTCAAAGGTGAAGAAATTATGTACCTGCTGCAATACCAGTTACAACATAGTACAAAATACTTTTTCCCTATTGAATGGTTTGCCTATCATCGGGAAGAAGAAATGCAGATCGAGATCGACGCGCGTGTCGAATTTCCAAATGGTATATTGGAAAAGGTGATTGAGTTGATGTTGCTGGAAGCAAGCCAGTATAAAGTTGATTGTATTTCGGGGACCTGGGGGTATAACGACACGTATTTTTTGGTCTTAATGAACAGGCTTGCCCGGTATGGTTTTACTGCCTCATTGGGCAAGAGAGTAGTGTATTTTACAATTAATTTTAACTGGGCAGAAGTGCCGGTAAACGAAGTGCCTTCTTTGGGCCGGGAATTGAAAGCCCCCTGCAATTACCTGGTGCAGGCACAGGCATGTAGCAATAAAGCCCTTGCCAATACATATACCTTTGCCGATCCTGCGGCCTTTATTTGTTTTCACGACGAATGCTACCATATTCGAACCTTCGAGGTGGAGGGGGCCACCACATTTCAAATGCGGAAATCCCAGGAAACCTGTTGTGCAATAAAAGCACACCTTAAAGACGAGATCCTTGAGATCAAAGAAATAGAGATACAAGATGCTCATTCGTACGCACTCTTGTCATATTTGGTCGAGCGATTATTGCTGTATGCTGTTAGCCGGGAGACAGTATACATATATGGCACATTGTATCCTGGCAATACTGTAGCAAAACAGGTAAAAAAAATATTTGCTAACTATGAATTTAAATGCAAAATCACGGGGAGCGACTTGTGTATCGAGTTGGTTATATAAATTTATGATGAGATTTAAATTTAGAAAAAAAGAGGAAAAATACGAGGGTATTCCTAAATCGATAGAAGATGTTTTTTCCGGGTTTGCCCGGAAAAGAACGACCGGTTTTTTACTTGAGTTTTTGAATACCTATTTTTTATTGATCAATTTCCTTTGTATAAAATATAAGGTTAGCCCCAATCGGGTCCTCTCTGACCTATTCAATTATCTTTATGTAGGTAGCCTGACAGTTCCTACCGGCAGTAAAAGTACAGTTTGGCTGATGAGTTCAGGAGTGGAAGATCAGGGCAAGCTGGTTTGGCTGACCATCCATCATTATTTCCGCGAAAGAGAAATAGAGGGGCTGAAATACCAAAGCGTATGCAACCTACTCAGGTTTTCCGAAACGGAACTTTCCTTTTTGGATAAGCCTACTTTATTTGGCTATAATGGAAAAATAGAATTAAATAAACCCTACCTGTATATGAAGAATATACAAGCCTATGGAAAGGAGATACGAAAGGTAGGCGCTTTATACCGGGATGAATTGGCCAATGAATACCTCCAGTATCTCTGTGGGTTTGATTTTGAAAAACTTGATAACATCGCAGTAAGCCTGAAAATAATCAACACGAAATTCGAAGAAAAGATGATCCGTTAAAGGTGTCCTGATCGTTCCTGCTTCGTCCTGCTCAACCCCCGCCCGGAGGGCATTTGCCCTTCGGAATTTCATCGCCCTGGGCATTGATCTCTTCCTTTCAAAAAGATATTATCTTTAAGGATATATATTCCTTATGAAATGGTTTTCTTTTTTGAAACGTGTTGGGGTTGACCTCTACTACTTTTATTTCAAAGGAGCGCGGATCGATGCTGCACTGCAATGGCAAGGCAGGATGCAAGGTGTAATCAGTACCTATCCCCGGAAGGGGGCTGTTCCCTCGCGCTATATAGGTGATCAGCCGGAGTATGGTGCCGAGGACATTGAACGCATCTGGGAGGTCAGCGACAATGCGATCCTGATCATCAAAAACAATTCGAAGCACTACGCCTACAATGTAACCTTTCCCAATCATAAGGACATTTTTACCCGATTCGAATTGCCTCCTAAACTGACCAGTATTGCACCGGATGCAAGAATTGAGATCCCCGTCACGATCATTCACTATAATGTCTCCCCGTTGGCGGAAGAAGTGCGTACTACGCCAGACCTGCCAGCCAATAAACAGGATCGGTACCTGCTCATTCAATATGAAAACGAGCGGGGAACGCATTTCCTGACCCGATTTATCACTTCCTTTAAAACTATCCGCAACGAATACACCTTCGGTGCAGCCGGGGATTCCCATTAACTATGCGCGCCTTCGGCGTGTTCTACCTTGACAAAAACGATTGAACGGGGGTAACTGAGCATCCGTCAGCTACGGGTAATTCAATCGTTTTTGTCAAGGTAGAAGGTATCAGGCCCCTACATCCATCTTGTATTAAAAGTGATAGGGTTATAATACCAGCATCGGTATCCTGTTGGGCATTGTTGCGTCGCAATCCTTTCATCGCCGGTGCGACCAGCAGCGACAAGCTGCCCCGTACATTTCCCTCCCTCCACTATTCTTTCTCCCGCCGCCTACTCCCTTAATCGATTTTCGAAGGTTCACCGCGCATCACTGATAGGTATTACCGACAGGAATCTTGACCTCCCAAGAAAAAAGGACAAAAAGGAGCGGCTAAAGTACATCCGGCAAGGGCGGTCTCCAGAAAATGATCCCGTGCCAATCCTCAGCTCCCCCTCCTGCACGGGCTCCGGGGCAGGTCCTCCTCTGTTGTTCCCACCGCATTTTCATCCGTCCGCAGGAGCCGGATGCTAGAAATCGCCTTTCCTTTTTGTCCTTTTTCCTTTTGGGAGGAAGTCGTGGGTGAAAAGGGCCACAAACGCGACACATGCAAACAATCCTCATTCAGTGTTACCGTCCGGGGTCTCCGGTTCCCCCGGCGTCCTTCTTTATCCTCAGCAGGGGCCGTAATGCGGGACGTCCTTCCCATACTCCTAACCCCAACTGTTTCCGGGTCACCTGTGCAGCAGGTGAGCGGGACCGTTACTACTGGCTCGTATTTGCCTTATGGCAGGCCCGCCGTTTCGAGTATTACCTCCACGGTTCGGTTATTCCTCTGATCCGCATCGGAGACGTCCGCAACCTCATCACCGAACAAGCCCCTTACTATGCCCGCATCGAAAAGGTATTGCCCCAGGTAAGCCGGCTTGCTGAACTGGAAGAAAATCTAATACGGCAGCAAAAAAAAGTCCGGGAAATCCGGCTGGCCATGCTCCGGCAGGCCACCCGGCCCGCTTCAGTACCGGTATCGCGCGAGCCCGAGAACCTACCGGCATCGGCTATCCCTGTTCATGCGCTCCCCACAACCGTCACTATTTCCTAATCATAAAAATCACACATCATGACAACGATCAGCAAGAAGAAACAATCCCCCAAAGTCAAAAGCCCGGCAAAGG
This sequence is a window from Dinghuibacter silviterrae. Protein-coding genes within it:
- a CDS encoding terpene synthase family protein; the encoded protein is MKVEASARLSLEQELDRARAQYHHVDRPAYSLQRLFDRPGITLSDFCRDFHPHPQSEVLRKWGRDFGEQYGIWLPNAQHHVTCALYLYPEATTDRMVTMMKNLIVDFYLNDLYGRDQFGQCSPDEQYRGKQLIDHIATMGEALAPQLPTNPVEVANAATLEEFKKGSPAHWFAAFLRLYCHHIGVTYKDNNTATTGRLLSIDNYIERRCHFAGMHHIVMWVEYCDGQFLDWHRLSQLGLSDKMRDLHWTIAAFGALSNDLFSFEKEVIDNGSDSNLVMITLLNHPGLPLDEALLAAARIVSDLLARLFSLLQSIQAEIVQSSFPDPTMRDLLVRHLRGLERCMQASWLWQVFTQRYKRPNSIWEETNLERV
- a CDS encoding RNA polymerase sigma factor codes for the protein MFEDKDLAAIQNGDELALARIIAAFYQTLTRFAFRYLKDMHDAEDIAMLAIHELWNKRLSVHNARHAEAFLHRVAKHLCIDLLRQKRRRKVSFFNPQSATFDHLTEDHDKAICKKLDAPAVHNFFERAASAIEKLPKQQKKVIRQYLRDEHLSMVKIAEKLKMNPKTAFAHKYEALKNLRTMMGDHDPR
- a CDS encoding hybrid sensor histidine kinase/response regulator, encoding MKLKFLEKVFAMGTAGIQDEEMADRISYCNKLSFTFSVCLIVDMGFVISIFQGNRTVIIAAIIEFILNGSVLLFNWKKMYVFARFLLYTLQCVAIAFFGILFGKSFYLEFTVIFLILINYLVFKSKIHRTIGLSLAMMVLIILEVRYGSKGYQDLIPVSGEQTAFLIHVMIVLFVITIILVVNKPYVHGYDKRYELKRANIELERANWLIKVFVAQMTHELRNELDTIHQVTQLLQNDMHKDEISQENLSLLEIAATASKDARNISNNVLDMAAIETGNIPAPVYEAIRVDHFVQKVVDVHTIAAREKGIQLNMTITGLPRFINTDPVILKQIISNLVSNAIKYSYPDTTVGITFDRLAGNCWEIRVVSHGLTIPKEKLATIFNPFVSLKVDRVQGAGLGLYIVKNKVDAMGGTIEADSNEHGENVFRVKLPVLTGEVGVPELDPLAPPLQDLFKNVHVLSAEDHQVNTHLLERFLQQLGCTVTTVENGRELLDQALLKSPDIIILDCYMPVMNGEQTIRAIKMTPSLQHIPIIAVSADLYSDTPDRILEAGADTFLKKPLQYEILQNAMAQFIAKQ
- a CDS encoding response regulator; its protein translation is MINKKILIADDHFSTRKGLKWMLNLKFNIKEIDEVSNCNELVQLFKQNDKAYTHLILDIQMSDGSTLELIAGIIKIAPTLQIMIHSMQPEPVYKANLLQMGVFGFVSKNAGEDLVIDELNRFVNTYATPRTLKKVNAQLENPLAKFTNRELQVLHYLKEGKSTGEIADLLSVSDSMISMCKKKILTETNTSNVKELTDLVALHGMPEEGRKTQQGKKR
- a CDS encoding sensor histidine kinase, which produces MGNIFSKLQSSVKAPAAVAGQKNTPLSPPIKNKLLDVIAHDLIGEMYGLMKISADLELADQKNEALGEMIYDCRNSIIAHIQFVNSLLEYWRLDAGQAQPQKQIVETRALIDRVIQSQRYAAGEKEVKVQVTINDDLPRQLITDEFRLRNVLCNLLSNAITHSKREGSISLRVESIERGKILFCIRDGRGNVTSKEQRSMFKPFVLKESGTECYKKQNLNLFIAAWITDTLLKGTLSGEPDHAGGFKMYLTIPIKL
- a CDS encoding cytochrome P450, with the protein product MNITTTLDPTSWFRQMQEESPVYYDPDMTFYFGGKGAWQVFRYNDVQRGLSDYAYFSNQYVPKQASLGNSLPMTDPPDHKKIRSLFNKAFTPPVMTQLSQWIHQKCDELLSPFMPTGKIDFIRDFADLLPATVIARLLGATDQDDRTIVSWARTLIGDPTVIGIAAFQQVQVEMGGYFYQLLQTRKKEPQEDLVSYLLATSLDGEGLTDADIIANCIAFLVAGSESVSGLLGNTMLTLTERPDLQMHLAQHPEDIPGTINEVLRFRSPVLSITRIARQPVTLNGQAIQEGDLVNLWIAAANRDPDVYASPDTFDLNRDNSKVLTFGYGIHHCIGALLARLETKIAVGYLVSHMTGFSVAPLHELARVPNVASFKYESLPIHFTTL
- a CDS encoding DUF6943 family protein codes for the protein MQTILIQCYRPGSPVPPASFFILSRGRNAGRPSHTPNPNCFRVTCAAGERDRYYWLVFALWQARRFEYYLHGSVIPLIRIGDVRNLITEQAPYYARIEKVLPQVSRLAELEENLIRQQKKVREIRLAMLRQATRPASVPVSREPENLPASAIPVHALPTTVTIS